From Bombyx mori chromosome 26, ASM3026992v2, one genomic window encodes:
- the LOC119630625 gene encoding uncharacterized protein LOC119630625, whose protein sequence is MSTSARDGCLYRNVKHVQSLTFASEISAIKSGKSCSRTIIKLAPILDQRGLLRVGGRLKNANLPQSAINPLLLPKTSHLSLIIIDYYHRLFLHCGPRALQSLIQRKFWILGIRNLIRSRLSKCVTCFKVNPVPLQPVMGDLPSIRVQAARCFQNIGVDFAGPFIVKESRRRNAKTYKTYACIFVCLAVKAIHIELVTELSTSAFIAALDRFVSRRGLCSTIISDCGSNFVGAKRYLSEMHQLMLSKNLEVESILINRGVQWKLNPPTGSHFGGIFESGVKSMKYHLKRVIGSQILTFEELTTILTKIEAILNSRPLISVSSDPNEVDVLTPGHFLTGSPLVSLPEPLLADIQMSVRSRWQMLQKLTQSFWRVWHLDYLHTLQQRAKWFKQHGNVKLGDIVMIVDQNLPPLEWRIGRISIIHPGSDGVVRVVTVQTAHGLLRRPVTKLCPLPIHENL, encoded by the coding sequence atgagcacgtccgcgcgtgacgggtgcctctatcggaatgtaaAACATGTTCAATCGCTTACATTCGCTAGCGAAATTAGTGCCATTAAAAGTGGAAAATCTTGTTCTCGCACTATAATAAAGTTAGCGCCAATTCTAGATCAACGGGGTCTGTTACGAGTGGGGGGACGATTAAAAAATGCAAACTTGCCACAATCAGCTATAAATCCGTTATTGTTGCCAAAAACCTCCCATCTTTCTctgattattattgattattaccATCGTTTATTTCTACACTGTGGACCTCGTGCGTTACAATCtttaattcaaagaaaattttgGATCCTAGGTATTCGTAATCTTATTAGATCACGGCTTTCAAAATGCGTCACTTGTTTTAAAGTAAATCCTGTGCCCCTTCAACCTGTAATGGGTGATCTTCCCTCTATCCGAGTTCAAGCAGCTCGTTGCTTTCAAAATATAGGTGTCGACTTTGCAGGACCTTTTATCGTGAAAGAAAGTCGCAGACGAAATGCCAAAACATATAAAACTTATGCCTGTATATTTGTCTGTCTAGCGGTTAAGGCAATTCACATTGAATTGGTAACTGAGCTCTCCACCTCGGCCTTTATTGCTGCTCTAGATAGGTTTGTGTCCCGTCGTGGTTTATGTAGTACTATTATTTCGGACTGTGGTTCGAATTTCGTGGGTGCTAAACGCTATCTCAGCGAGATGCATCAATTAATGCTAAGTAAGAATCTTGAAGTTGAGTCTATTTTGATAAACCGAGGAGTCCAATGGAAACTAAACCCGCCAACCGGAAGTCATTTTGGAGGTATATTTGAAAGTGGGGTAAAATCGATGAAGTATCACCTGAAACGGGTAATCGGAAGTCAAATATTAACCTTTGAAGAGCTAACAACAATTCTTACCAAAATCGAAGCTATTCTCAATTCACGACCATTAATTTCCGTATCTTCTGACCCCAACGAGGTAGACGTATTGACACCTGGGCATTTCTTGACAGGGAGCCCTCTAGTGAGCTTGCCCGAGCCTCTCCTTGCTGATATACAAATGTCAGTTCGTTCTAGATGGCAGATGCtacaaaagctaactcaaagtTTTTGGCGTGTCTGGCATTTGGATTATCTTCATACATTACAGCAACGCGCTAAATGGTTTAAACAACACGGTAACGTTAAGCTGGGAGATATAGTTATGATCGTGGATCAAAACCTTCCACCGTTGGAATGGCGTATCGGCAGAATTAGCATAATCCATCCCGGTTCTGATGGCGTAGTACGGGTTGTCACTGTCCAAACAGCTCACGGTCTGCTGCGCCGACCAGTTACAAAGTTGTGTCCTTTGCCAATTCACGAAAACTTGTAa